A stretch of the Leopardus geoffroyi isolate Oge1 chromosome B2, O.geoffroyi_Oge1_pat1.0, whole genome shotgun sequence genome encodes the following:
- the HFE gene encoding hereditary hemochromatosis protein isoform X1 — MGPRARRALLLLFLPFLPFLPRTGAAHRRPPRSHSLSYLFMGASVPDLGLPLFEALGYVDDQLFVSYNHESRRAEPRAQWLEDGAPSQLWLQLSQSLKGWDHMFIVDFWTIMDNHNHSKVTKLGVSSESHTLQVILGCEVQEDNSTRGFWKYAYDGQNYLEFRPETLDWRAAEPRAWATKLEWEVSAIRAKQNRAYLERDCPMQLQSLLALGTGVLDRQVPPLLKVTHHVASAVTTLRCQALNFYPQNITMRWLKDRRPLEAKDVEPQDVLPNGDGTYQGRLAVAVPPGEEHRYTCLVEHPGLNQPLAATWEPSVPSTLVIGAISGIAVCVILFVIGVLFRIFRKRQASRGAMGDYVLAECE; from the exons ATGGGCCCGCGAGCGCGGCGCGCGCTGCTCCTGCTGTTCCTGCCGTTCCTGCCGTTCCTGCCGCGGACCGGGGCTGCGCACCGGCGGCCGCCGC GGTCCCACTCCCTGAGCTACCTCTTCATGGGCGCCTCAGTGCCAGACCTTGGGCTGCCCCTGTTCGAGGCCTTGGGCTACGTGGACGACCAGCTGTTCGTGTCCTACAATCACGAGAGTCGCCGGGCAGAGCCCCGCGCCCAGTGGCTCGAGGATGGGGCCCCCAGCCAGCTGTGGCTGCAGCTGAGTCAGAGCCTGAAAGGGTGGGATCACATGTTCATCGTGGACTTCTGGACCATCATGGACAACCACAACCACAGCAAGG TCACAAAGCTCGGGGTGTCGTCAGAGTCCCACACACTGCAAGTGATCCTGGGCTGTGAGGTGCAAGAGGACAACAGCACCAGGGGCTTCTGGAAGTATGCCTACGACGGGCAGAACTACCTTGAATTCCGCCCTGAGACGCTGGACTGGAGGgcagcagagcccagggcctgggccaCCAAGCTGGAGTGGGAAGTGAGCGCGATTCGGGCCAAACAGAACAGGGCCTACCTGGAGAGGGACTGTCCCATGCAGCTGCAGAGTTTGCTGGCGCTGGGGACAGGGGTTCTGGACCGGCAAG TGCCTCCCTTGCTGAAGGTGACTCATCATGTGGCCTCTGCAGTGACCACTCTAcggtgtcaggctctgaactTCTACCCCCAGAACATCACCATGAGGTGGCTGAAGGACAGGCGGCCACTGGAGGCCAAGGACGTTGAGCCTCAGGACGTGCTGCCCAACGGGGACGGGACCTACCAGGGCCGGTTGGCCGTGGCCGTGCCTCCCGGGGAAGAGCACAGATACACCTGCCTGGTGGAGCACCCGGGGCTAAACCAGCCCCTCGCTGCCACGTGGG AGCCGTCGGTGCCCAGCACCCTGGTCATTGGAGCCATCAGTGGGATCGCTGTGTGTGTCATCCTCTTTGTTATTGGAGTTCTGTTCCGAATCTTCAGGAAAAGGCAGGCTTCGA GAGGAGCCATGGGGGACTACGTGTTGGCCGAATGTGAGTGA
- the HFE gene encoding hereditary hemochromatosis protein isoform X2 — MGPRARRALLLLFLPFLPFLPRTGAAHRRPPRSHSLSYLFMGASVPDLGLPLFEALGYVDDQLFVSYNHESRRAEPRAQWLEDGAPSQLWLQLSQSLKGWDHMFIVDFWTIMDNHNHSKVTKLGVSSESHTLQVILGCEVQEDNSTRGFWKYAYDGQNYLEFRPETLDWRAAEPRAWATKLEWEVSAIRAKQNRAYLERDCPMQLQSLLALGTGVLDRQVTTLRCQALNFYPQNITMRWLKDRRPLEAKDVEPQDVLPNGDGTYQGRLAVAVPPGEEHRYTCLVEHPGLNQPLAATWEPSVPSTLVIGAISGIAVCVILFVIGVLFRIFRKRQASRGAMGDYVLAECE; from the exons ATGGGCCCGCGAGCGCGGCGCGCGCTGCTCCTGCTGTTCCTGCCGTTCCTGCCGTTCCTGCCGCGGACCGGGGCTGCGCACCGGCGGCCGCCGC GGTCCCACTCCCTGAGCTACCTCTTCATGGGCGCCTCAGTGCCAGACCTTGGGCTGCCCCTGTTCGAGGCCTTGGGCTACGTGGACGACCAGCTGTTCGTGTCCTACAATCACGAGAGTCGCCGGGCAGAGCCCCGCGCCCAGTGGCTCGAGGATGGGGCCCCCAGCCAGCTGTGGCTGCAGCTGAGTCAGAGCCTGAAAGGGTGGGATCACATGTTCATCGTGGACTTCTGGACCATCATGGACAACCACAACCACAGCAAGG TCACAAAGCTCGGGGTGTCGTCAGAGTCCCACACACTGCAAGTGATCCTGGGCTGTGAGGTGCAAGAGGACAACAGCACCAGGGGCTTCTGGAAGTATGCCTACGACGGGCAGAACTACCTTGAATTCCGCCCTGAGACGCTGGACTGGAGGgcagcagagcccagggcctgggccaCCAAGCTGGAGTGGGAAGTGAGCGCGATTCGGGCCAAACAGAACAGGGCCTACCTGGAGAGGGACTGTCCCATGCAGCTGCAGAGTTTGCTGGCGCTGGGGACAGGGGTTCTGGACCGGCAAG TGACCACTCTAcggtgtcaggctctgaactTCTACCCCCAGAACATCACCATGAGGTGGCTGAAGGACAGGCGGCCACTGGAGGCCAAGGACGTTGAGCCTCAGGACGTGCTGCCCAACGGGGACGGGACCTACCAGGGCCGGTTGGCCGTGGCCGTGCCTCCCGGGGAAGAGCACAGATACACCTGCCTGGTGGAGCACCCGGGGCTAAACCAGCCCCTCGCTGCCACGTGGG AGCCGTCGGTGCCCAGCACCCTGGTCATTGGAGCCATCAGTGGGATCGCTGTGTGTGTCATCCTCTTTGTTATTGGAGTTCTGTTCCGAATCTTCAGGAAAAGGCAGGCTTCGA GAGGAGCCATGGGGGACTACGTGTTGGCCGAATGTGAGTGA
- the LOC123609498 gene encoding histone H4 yields MSGRGKGGKGLGKGGAKRHRKVLRDNIQGITKPAIRRLARRGGVKRISGLIYEETRGVLKVFLENVIRDAVTYTEHAKRKTVTAMDVVYALKRQGRTLYGFGG; encoded by the coding sequence ATGTCTGGTCGCGGCAAGGGCGGGAAGGGCCTGGGCAAAGGGGGTGCCAAGCGCCACCGCAAGGTGCTGCGCGACAACATCCAGGGCATCACGAAGCCCGCCATCCGGCGGCTGGCCCGGCGCGGCGGCGTCAAGCGCATCTCCGGCCTCATCTACGAGGAGACCCGCGGGGTGCTCAAGGTGTTCCTGGAGAACGTGATCCGGGACGCCGTCACCTACACGGAGCACGCCAAGCGCAAGACGGTCACGGCCATGGACGTGGTGTACGCGCTCAAGCGCCAGGGTCGCACCCTCTACGGCTTCGGGGGCTGA
- the H1-6 gene encoding histone H1t — MLLRGFVWDPTFGGERNTKAPPPRGGAVPGDAPITARRALYKALRLPVHPYPTAHYALLGTSLRCFCLRDMSETVPVATADTAPAPVEHPPAKRRGRKPVGMPGSSRKTPSLSVSKLITEALAVSQERAGMSLAALKKALAAAGYDVGKNNNRIKLGLKSLVSKGTLVQIKGTGASGSFKLNKKAIPEPRKSKVKRPTSAKAKKLISKDSKSPKSAKTTQKAKKPRAATSPKAPRGSRKAKGGRGRRPAQSPGKARAGEPKAGKAKVTQQKTSTRKVASKK; from the coding sequence ATGCTGCTCAGAGGATTTGTGTGGGATCCAACTTTTGGGGGTGAAAGAAACACAAAGGCTCCTCCCCCGAGGGGCGGGGCGGTGCCTGGCGATGCACCAATCACAGCGCGCCGTGCCCTATATAAGGCCTTGAGGCTCCCTGTTCACCCCTACCCCACTGCACATTACGCTTTGCTTGGTACCTCGCTTCGCTGTTTCTGTCTCCGTGACATGTCGGAGACGGTTCCCGTGGCCACAGCTGACACGGCCCCGGCCCCTGTGGAGCATCCTCCAGctaagaggagggggagaaagccGGTGGGCATGCCAGGCTCAAGTCGCAAGACCCCGAGCCTTTCTGTGTCCAAGCTGATCACGGAGGCTCTCGCGGTGTCCCAGGAGCGAGCTGGCATGTCCTTGGCCGCGCTCAAGAAGGCGCTGGCGGCCGCCGGCTACGACGTGGGGAAGAACAACAACCGAATCAAGCTGGGCCTCAAGAGCCTGGTGAGTAAGGGCACCCTGGTGCAGATCAAGGGCACCGGCGCCTCGGGCTCCTTCAAGCTCAACAAGAAGGCCATTCCTGAACCCCGCAAGAGCAAGGTCAAAAGGCCCACTTCTGCCAAGGCGAAGAAGCTGATCTCCAAGGATTCGAAGTCCCCGAAGAGTGCCAAGACCACCCAGAAGGCCAAGAAGCCTCGGGCAGCAACATCCCCGAAAGCACCCCGAGGCAGCAGGAAGGCTAAGGGAGGCCGGGGCAGGCGGCCGGCGCAGAGCCCAGGAAAGGCCCGAGCAGGGGAGCCCAAGGCTGGGAaggccaaggtcacccagcagaAAACCAGCACCAGGAAGGTGGCGTCCAAGAAGTAA
- the HFE gene encoding hereditary hemochromatosis protein isoform X3 codes for MGASVPDLGLPLFEALGYVDDQLFVSYNHESRRAEPRAQWLEDGAPSQLWLQLSQSLKGWDHMFIVDFWTIMDNHNHSKVTKLGVSSESHTLQVILGCEVQEDNSTRGFWKYAYDGQNYLEFRPETLDWRAAEPRAWATKLEWEVSAIRAKQNRAYLERDCPMQLQSLLALGTGVLDRQVPPLLKVTHHVASAVTTLRCQALNFYPQNITMRWLKDRRPLEAKDVEPQDVLPNGDGTYQGRLAVAVPPGEEHRYTCLVEHPGLNQPLAATWEPSVPSTLVIGAISGIAVCVILFVIGVLFRIFRKRQASRGAMGDYVLAECE; via the exons ATGGGCGCCTCAGTGCCAGACCTTGGGCTGCCCCTGTTCGAGGCCTTGGGCTACGTGGACGACCAGCTGTTCGTGTCCTACAATCACGAGAGTCGCCGGGCAGAGCCCCGCGCCCAGTGGCTCGAGGATGGGGCCCCCAGCCAGCTGTGGCTGCAGCTGAGTCAGAGCCTGAAAGGGTGGGATCACATGTTCATCGTGGACTTCTGGACCATCATGGACAACCACAACCACAGCAAGG TCACAAAGCTCGGGGTGTCGTCAGAGTCCCACACACTGCAAGTGATCCTGGGCTGTGAGGTGCAAGAGGACAACAGCACCAGGGGCTTCTGGAAGTATGCCTACGACGGGCAGAACTACCTTGAATTCCGCCCTGAGACGCTGGACTGGAGGgcagcagagcccagggcctgggccaCCAAGCTGGAGTGGGAAGTGAGCGCGATTCGGGCCAAACAGAACAGGGCCTACCTGGAGAGGGACTGTCCCATGCAGCTGCAGAGTTTGCTGGCGCTGGGGACAGGGGTTCTGGACCGGCAAG TGCCTCCCTTGCTGAAGGTGACTCATCATGTGGCCTCTGCAGTGACCACTCTAcggtgtcaggctctgaactTCTACCCCCAGAACATCACCATGAGGTGGCTGAAGGACAGGCGGCCACTGGAGGCCAAGGACGTTGAGCCTCAGGACGTGCTGCCCAACGGGGACGGGACCTACCAGGGCCGGTTGGCCGTGGCCGTGCCTCCCGGGGAAGAGCACAGATACACCTGCCTGGTGGAGCACCCGGGGCTAAACCAGCCCCTCGCTGCCACGTGGG AGCCGTCGGTGCCCAGCACCCTGGTCATTGGAGCCATCAGTGGGATCGCTGTGTGTGTCATCCTCTTTGTTATTGGAGTTCTGTTCCGAATCTTCAGGAAAAGGCAGGCTTCGA GAGGAGCCATGGGGGACTACGTGTTGGCCGAATGTGAGTGA